The Coffea arabica cultivar ET-39 chromosome 4e, Coffea Arabica ET-39 HiFi, whole genome shotgun sequence genome includes a window with the following:
- the LOC113741130 gene encoding monomethylxanthine methyltransferase 2-like, with product MEVQRVLHMNKGDDDASYAKNSSGQKLVIMKVKHFLVQSIEKLFHSYPSAKCIRIADLGCSSGPNALVPAENMIESIHKVYHKLGHKPPSIEVFLNDLEGNDFNNVFRSLSKFYDKLEKNGSKRGSCFVAATPGSFYGRLFPDHSTHFIHSSYSIHWLSQVPRELEVESGRGSNKRNICYTVTSPPGVHEAFLDQFRKDFTLFLRMRSTEMVPQGHLFFTLQGKMDENDSFDHWVSVGMTLNDMVMQGMIEEANLDAFNIPFYGPSMEELRSIIENENSFNILSLETFKLHWDDFYMEVFKKKPEDNYIRGEYVAASLRAILEPILTSHFGDAIMDEFFRRLAKKLSEHLEVGKGYVDNLVVSLGKK from the exons ATGGAAGTGCAACGTGTTCTGCACATGAACAAAGGGGACGACGATGCAAGCTATGCCAAAAATTCATCAGGGCAA AAGTTGGTGATAATGAAGGTGAAGCATTTTCTTGTACAAAGCATAGAGAAGTTGTTTCACTCTTACCCAAGTGCAAAGTGCATAAGAATAGCAGATCTGGGATGCTCTTCGGGACCTAACGCCTTGGTGCCAGCGGAGAATATGATAGAAAGTATTCACAAAGTTTATCATAAATTGGGACATAAACCGCCTTCAattgaagttttcttgaatGACCTCGAGGGCAATGATTTTAACAACGTTTTCAGGTCATTAAGCAAGTTTTATGATAAACTTGAAAAAAATGGAAGCAAACGCGGATCATGTTTTGTTGCAGCTACGCCTGGTTCTTTCTACGGCAGACTTTTCCCAGATCATTCCACCCATTTTATACACTCTTCTTATTCAATCCATTGGTTGTCTCAG GTTCCTAGGGAATTGGAAGTTGAATCAGGAAGGGGATCGAACAAACGCAATATTTGCTATACTGTCACAAGTCCGCCCGGTGTGCACGAGGCATTCTTGGATCAATTTAGAAAAGATTTTACATTGTTTTTGAGGATGCGCTCTACGGAGATGGTTCCTCAGGGACATTTATTTTTCACTCTTCAAGGAAAGATGGATGAGAATGACAGTTTTGATCACTGGGTGTCCGTTGGGATGACTCTGAACGACATGGTAATGCAG GGAATGATAGAAGAAGCAAATTTAGATGCGTTCAACATTCCATTTTACGGACCATCAATGGAGGAACTAAGGAGCATAATTGAGAATGAAAATAGCTTCAACATTTTGAGTCTTGAGACATTTAAGTTGCACTGGGACGATTTCTACATGGAGGTTTTTAAGAAGAAACCGGAAGATAATTACATCAGGGGGGAGTATGTGGCTGCGAGCTTAAGAGCCATACTGGAACCTATCCTAACCAGTCACTTCGGCGACGCTATCATGGATGAATTTTTTCGCAGGTTAGCAAAGAAATTATCTGAACATCTGGAGGTAGGAAAGGGTTATGTTGATAATTTGGTCGTTTCCCTTGGAAAAAAGTGA